Proteins from a genomic interval of Flammeovirgaceae bacterium SG7u.111:
- a CDS encoding alpha/beta fold hydrolase, with the protein MRTILGSFVAMAMLLLCNACQDELEQLEKSVVADEFYHKKKTLHTYVLIHGAWHPESVWGNVQDKLEEFGHTIIAVQLAGLGNDNTPIGSVNLQTHVDQVIAAINAQPEEVILVGHSYGGVVISQVGESIPQKIKRLVYVSAFMPVSGESLIQLSLQDTLSVITQNVIVNPPGIYLPDSILIEAFYNYSLNNNNQPLQQEINDVLPLLRPQPIQTALDTVSLGSNYASLPKNYVACPNDQAVTPGLQSFMYSRFPGTSIHTINNSDHSPFVTRPNQLANYLKKL; encoded by the coding sequence ATGAGAACTATATTAGGGTCTTTTGTAGCAATGGCGATGCTGTTGCTATGTAATGCTTGCCAAGATGAGTTAGAGCAACTGGAAAAATCTGTGGTAGCAGATGAGTTTTACCACAAAAAGAAAACACTTCATACCTATGTACTCATACATGGGGCTTGGCATCCTGAATCTGTTTGGGGCAATGTACAAGACAAGCTTGAAGAATTTGGTCATACCATCATTGCGGTGCAGTTAGCTGGTTTGGGCAATGATAATACTCCAATAGGGTCGGTAAATTTGCAAACGCATGTAGACCAAGTGATTGCGGCAATTAATGCACAACCCGAAGAGGTGATTTTAGTAGGGCATTCGTATGGTGGGGTGGTCATTTCGCAAGTAGGCGAATCTATTCCACAAAAAATAAAGAGGTTGGTTTATGTTTCAGCATTTATGCCTGTTAGTGGAGAGTCACTTATTCAGCTTTCCTTGCAAGATACACTGTCTGTAATAACCCAAAATGTGATAGTGAATCCTCCTGGCATATATTTACCTGATTCCATTTTAATAGAAGCCTTTTATAACTACTCCCTGAATAATAATAACCAGCCTTTGCAGCAGGAAATAAATGATGTTTTACCTTTGCTGAGACCTCAACCTATACAAACTGCTTTAGATACAGTATCTCTTGGGTCGAATTATGCTTCTTTGCCCAAAAACTATGTGGCTTGTCCGAACGATCAGGCTGTTACGCCTGGTTTGCAAAGCTTTATGTACAGTAGGTTTCCTGGGACGTCCATCCATACTATCAATAATTCTGACCATTCCCCCTTTGTTACCAGACCAAATCAACTGGCTAATTACCTGAAAAAATTGTAG
- the pdxH gene encoding pyridoxamine 5'-phosphate oxidase: MNIADIRKEYSQSKLSRKEVDKNPLVQFKQWFDEAVSSNIHEPTAMNLCTVGENGRPSSRIVLLKGIEHDMFVFYTNYNSKKGSDMANNPFVSLTFFWPELERQVRVEGQVKKVPAEMSDTYFASRPRDSRIGAHASPQSQEIKSKSSILKDAVLIGTKYMGRDVPRPEHWGGYFVKPDKIEFWQGRPSRLHDRIVYSLPEENGDWVMSRLAP, encoded by the coding sequence ATGAATATAGCAGATATAAGAAAAGAATATAGCCAGTCGAAGCTTAGCCGCAAGGAGGTAGATAAAAACCCTCTTGTTCAATTCAAGCAATGGTTCGATGAAGCAGTTAGTTCTAACATCCACGAGCCTACGGCCATGAACCTCTGCACGGTGGGGGAAAATGGCAGACCATCTTCCCGTATCGTCCTGTTGAAGGGGATTGAGCACGATATGTTTGTATTTTACACCAACTACAACAGCAAAAAGGGCTCGGACATGGCCAACAATCCTTTTGTATCCCTCACCTTCTTCTGGCCAGAGCTGGAGCGGCAAGTGCGGGTGGAAGGGCAGGTAAAGAAAGTACCCGCCGAGATGTCGGACACGTATTTTGCCAGCCGCCCACGGGATAGCCGCATAGGTGCGCATGCTTCTCCGCAAAGCCAAGAGATCAAAAGCAAATCTTCTATCTTGAAAGATGCGGTGCTGATAGGCACAAAGTACATGGGCAGGGATGTTCCCCGACCTGAACACTGGGGAGGCTATTTTGTAAAGCCCGATAAGATAGAATTTTGGCAAGGCAGGCCTAGCCGCCTCCACGACCGAATCGTATATTCTCTTCCCGAGGAAAATGGGGATTGGGTAATGAGCCGCTTGGCGCCTTGA
- a CDS encoding pyridoxal-dependent decarboxylase, with the protein MTTWKKLGHQQIKERVFAALKENVNYLEENVLGIPASYLDDKVFNQDTPFLKDAPFISSLVYNPNHIGCHTLGNSERYFKGTQELEREVIEICASSILKAEPGQTDGYVSAGGTEANMQAIWIYRNYFIQELKADINQICILCSSDSHYSMSKSANILNIAKAEVKVDEKTREISREKVKAAIEKAQAEGKKYFIVVSNMMTTMFGSVDESKAYTDVLTELDVPFKLHIDGAYGGFYYPFANSESDLNFQNPHISSVTLDAHKMVQAPYGTGIFLIRKGMIRYANTQDASYIKGQDSTISGSRSGANAVAIWMILMTYGPYGWTEKIFILQKRTDWLCELLDKKGIEYYREKYSNIVTIPNEYVSPEAATEFGLVPDNHENPAWQKIVVMDHVFIEKLLPLLEKL; encoded by the coding sequence ATGACTACTTGGAAAAAATTGGGGCATCAGCAGATCAAAGAACGTGTATTTGCTGCGCTCAAAGAGAATGTAAATTATTTGGAGGAAAACGTCTTAGGCATCCCTGCCTCTTACCTCGACGATAAGGTATTTAACCAAGACACTCCCTTTCTAAAAGATGCCCCGTTTATTTCTTCTTTGGTCTATAACCCTAACCATATCGGTTGCCATACACTAGGCAACTCCGAGCGGTATTTTAAAGGGACACAGGAACTGGAAAGAGAGGTGATCGAGATTTGTGCTTCCAGTATTTTGAAAGCCGAACCAGGGCAAACCGATGGCTACGTGTCGGCGGGTGGAACAGAAGCCAACATGCAGGCGATCTGGATTTACCGCAACTACTTTATACAGGAGCTGAAGGCAGATATCAACCAAATTTGCATCCTTTGTTCTTCGGATAGTCATTATTCCATGAGTAAGTCGGCGAATATCTTGAACATTGCCAAGGCAGAAGTGAAGGTAGATGAAAAGACGAGGGAAATCAGTCGGGAAAAAGTAAAAGCGGCCATAGAAAAAGCTCAGGCGGAAGGAAAGAAATACTTCATTGTAGTCTCTAACATGATGACCACCATGTTTGGCTCGGTAGACGAATCAAAAGCCTATACCGATGTACTTACTGAACTAGATGTGCCTTTCAAGTTGCACATCGATGGCGCATACGGTGGCTTTTATTACCCATTTGCCAATTCGGAAAGTGATTTGAATTTCCAAAACCCACATATTTCTTCCGTTACGCTCGATGCTCACAAAATGGTGCAAGCTCCTTACGGAACAGGTATTTTCCTTATCAGAAAAGGAATGATACGCTATGCCAACACACAGGATGCGAGCTACATCAAAGGACAAGACTCCACCATTTCGGGAAGCAGATCGGGGGCAAATGCGGTCGCCATCTGGATGATATTGATGACCTACGGGCCCTATGGCTGGACGGAAAAAATCTTTATCCTCCAAAAAAGAACCGATTGGCTTTGCGAGCTGCTAGACAAAAAAGGAATTGAATATTACCGAGAGAAATATTCGAACATCGTCACCATCCCCAACGAATATGTAAGCCCAGAAGCCGCTACAGAATTTGGCCTAGTTCCCGATAACCACGAAAACCCTGCTTGGCAAAAAATAGTGGTAATGGACCATGTGTTCATCGAGAAATTGCTGCCGCTGTTGGAGAAGTTGTAA
- a CDS encoding porin produces the protein MKKTLTLILLFVTFLFTGKTLAQDSDTEKAQIHFSGFVDVYYAYDFNKPADGQRQDFFFNHNRHNEFTVNLGLLKIGVEHEKYRANLALQAGTFVNDNFAAEPGSLKNIFEANVGLSLNKQNNLWLDAGIFPSHLGFESAISTDNLTLTRSLVAESSPYYLAGAKMTYNPTEQWELLLVLCNGWQRMQRVPGNSMMSYGTQVSYKPSENTTLNWSTFYGTEDPDSLRRNRFFNNVYGIFQLTDNVELIAGVDFGFQQKAKGSSENDTWVAPVLIAQYRFDEKWAAAFRAEYFKDESQVIIAPETENGFNTMGYSLNLDYRPLPKVACRIESRWLNSKDAIFTEGSNQVDSNLFVVASIAVKIE, from the coding sequence ATGAAAAAGACCTTAACCTTAATACTGCTATTTGTTACCTTTCTTTTTACTGGAAAAACCTTGGCACAAGATAGCGACACTGAAAAAGCACAGATACATTTCTCTGGATTTGTGGATGTCTATTATGCTTACGATTTCAATAAACCAGCTGATGGGCAAAGGCAAGACTTCTTTTTCAATCATAACCGCCACAATGAGTTTACCGTAAACCTTGGGCTGCTCAAAATAGGAGTGGAGCACGAAAAATACAGGGCAAACTTGGCTTTGCAGGCGGGCACTTTTGTAAACGATAATTTTGCGGCAGAACCCGGTTCGCTTAAAAACATCTTTGAAGCCAATGTGGGGCTTTCCCTCAACAAGCAAAATAACTTGTGGTTAGATGCAGGGATCTTCCCCTCCCATTTAGGTTTTGAGAGCGCCATTTCTACCGACAACCTTACGCTTACCCGCTCACTGGTGGCGGAGAGTTCGCCTTATTATTTGGCAGGGGCAAAAATGACCTACAACCCTACGGAGCAGTGGGAGCTTTTACTTGTGCTGTGTAATGGCTGGCAACGGATGCAACGAGTGCCCGGCAATTCGATGATGAGTTATGGAACACAAGTCAGCTATAAGCCGTCTGAAAATACAACGCTGAACTGGAGCACATTTTACGGAACGGAAGATCCTGACTCGCTCAGGAGAAATCGCTTTTTCAATAATGTATATGGTATTTTCCAACTAACCGATAACGTAGAGTTGATTGCTGGCGTTGATTTCGGTTTCCAACAAAAAGCGAAAGGGAGCAGCGAAAACGATACGTGGGTAGCGCCCGTGCTCATTGCCCAATACCGCTTTGATGAAAAGTGGGCAGCAGCTTTCCGAGCCGAATATTTCAAAGACGAAAGCCAAGTGATAATAGCTCCAGAAACGGAAAATGGCTTTAACACCATGGGCTATTCCCTCAATCTCGATTACCGACCATTGCCCAAAGTGGCGTGTAGAATAGAAAGCCGCTGGCTCAATAGCAAGGATGCAATTTTCACAGAGGGCAGCAACCAAGTGGATTCCAACTTATTCGTGGTAGCTTCCATAGCCGTGAAAATTGAATAG